The Streptococcus oralis genome segment TTGGGGGCAAATCGTTCAGCACTCCAAGTATGGTGAACAGCTACAGATCAGCCGTTATGAGCGAGCAAAACCCACTAGTAAAGGCTTGGTCAAGTATTTCTCCAGCAGCCATTTTAAGGGGATTGGACTCAAAACAGCTCAGAAAATCGTGGATACCTATGGCGAAAATACTATTGACGAAATTCTGGAGCACCCTGAGAAGCTGGAAAGCATTGCTGGACTCTCTGCCAAAAACCGTGAGGCTTTTGTTTCCACCCTCCGTCTTAACTATGGGACAGAGATGGTTTTGGCTAAACTTGCCAACTACGGCATTCCCAATAAACTAGCCTTTCAGATTCAAGACTTTTACAAGGAGGAAACTCTTGATGTGGTTGAAAATTATCCCTACCAGCTGGTCGAGGATATCAAAGGCTTGGGTTTTACCATCGCCGACCAATTAGCTGCCGAACTAGGCATCGAAAGTCAAGCTCCTGAACGCTTCCGTGCTGGCCTTGTCCACAGTCTCTTTCAAGGTTGTATGGATACGGGCGATACCTATATGGAGGCTCGAGATTTGCTGGAACAGACACTTACTCTCCTCGAGTTTTCCCGTCCCGTGGAACTCGATCCCAGCCAAGTAGCTCAGGAATTAGCTCATTTGATCGAAGAAGATAAAATCCAACAGGTGGATACCAAAATCTTTGATAACAGTCTCTTTTTCGCTGAAGAAGGCATTCGCAGTCACTTGGTTCGTATCCTTGAAAAAGAAAAGCAGAAAAATCAGGATTTGGAAACCATTCAAAAGCATATCGCTAGCGTTGAGAAAGAACTGGGTATCCAATACGATAGCATCCAAAAACAGGCTATCTGCGACGCTATCCAGAACAAGGTCTTTATCCTGACAGGTGGGCCTGGTACAGGTAAAACCACTGTTATCAATGGGATTATCGCTGTCTATGCCCTTTTAGAAGGACTTGACCTCAGGAAGAAAAGCAACTTACCTATCCTTCTAGCAGCTCCAACTGGTCGAGCCGCTCGGCGCATGAATGAATTGACAGGTTTGCCTAGCGCTACTATACACCGTCATTTGGGGATGACGGGAGACGATGATACAAGTCATCTGGAAGATTATCTGGATGCCGACTTTATTATCGTGGATGAGTTTTCTATGGTGGACACTTGGCTAGCCAACCAACTTTTCTCCAACATCTCCTCTAACAGCAAAATTCTCATCGTGGGTGATAGCGACCAGTTGCCTTCTGTTAGTCCTGGACAAGTCCTGGCTGATCTGCTCCAGATACCCCTGATTCCCCAGAGTCGCTTGGAAAAAATTTATCGTCAGAGTGAAGAATCAACTATCGTCACCTTGGCTAGTCAGATTCGACAAGGCATCTTGCCAGCTGACTTTACCCAGAAAAAAGCTGACCGTTCCTACTTTGAAATCGCTAGTGGCCATATCCCAGCTACGATTGAGAAAATTCTTGGTGCTGCCCTCAGAAGTGGCATTCCGGCTCGTGATATTCAGGTGCTAGCGCCCATGTATCGAGGAACTGCTGGTATTGACGCCATCAACCAGCTCATGCAAGACCTGCTCAATCCTCAGCAAAAGGGGCAAGTTAGCTTTGAAGCAACTCAGTGTCACTATCGAACAGGAGACAAGGTCATTCACCTAGTCAACGACGCTGAAGTTAATGTCTTTAACGGAGATCTAGGCTACATCACAGACCTGATTCCTGGAAAATACACCGAGTCCAAACAAGACGAGATTGTCATTGATTTTGATGGCAATGAGGTCATCTATCCACGCAACGAATGGTACAAGATTCGACTAGCCTATGCCATGAGCATCCATAAGTCTCAGGGAAGTGAGTTTCCTGTTGTCATCCTGCCCATCACCAGTGTTAGCAAGCGCATGCTGGAGCGAAATCTCATCTACACAGCCATTACACGCGCCAAAAGCAAACTTATCTTACTAGGTGAATTACAGGCTTTCGACTATGCAGTCAAGCACATCGGAACTGCCCGCAAGACCTATCTGATTGAACGCTTCAGTGATTTAATTGAAAATAATATTGAAGAAAGTAAACAAACCTTCTCTGAAACTGCCACAGCAAGTGACTCTGAACAATCCTACATCCTCACCGAGGAAAACTGGTCTAGTATTCCCGCTATGATTGGGTTTACAGATGCAGATCTCAAAGAGATTTTTGGAAAATAGTGCAACAAAAATCCCACCTAGTCAGGTGGGATTTTTGTTTATTAATACTCAATGAAAATCAAAGAGCAAACTAGGAAGATAGCCGCAGGTTGCTCAAAGTACAGCTTTGAGGTTGTAGATAGAACTGACGAAGTCAGTAACATATATACGGTAAGGCGACGCTGACGTGGTTTGAAGAGATTTTCGAAGAGTATAAGATTATTTAACTGTTGCTGTGCTTGTAATCAATTCAACAGCTTTTTTGATAGCGATATCGTGTTTCAACATGTCAGCTGAAAGCAAGTTTTGTACTTGTGCAACTTCCATGTTGTAGTCTGCTGCCAATTGCTCAATTTCTTTTTGGATTTCTTCTTCTGAAGCGTCAAATCCTTCAGCTTTGGCAACTGCTTCGATAACAAGGTTAGTCTTCGTACGTGACTCAGCTTCTGCTTCGTATTGTTTGTGAAGGTCTTCTTGAGTAGTTCCTGTGATTTGGAAGTACATGTCAGGGTTGATACCTTGACGTTGTAAGTTTCCAAGGAATTCATTTACTGAACGGTGAACTTCTTCGTGGATCATTTCTTCTGGAAGTTCTACGATTTCAGCATTTTCTACAGCTTTATCGATTGCTGCACCTTCAACGGCATCTTTGTATGCTTCTTCTTTCGCAGCAGTCAATTCTTTGCGGTATTTTTCTTTCAATTCGTCAAGAGTTTCAACTTCTTCGTCGATATCTTTTGCAAGTTCATCATCAAGAGCTGGAACTTCTTTAGCTTTTACTTCGTGGATAGTTGTTACGAATTTAGCTTCTTTACCTGCAAGATCTTCTGCTTGGTAGTCTTCTGGGAATGTTACAACAACATCAACAGTTTCACCAGCTGAGTGACCTACCAATTGGTCTTCGAAACCAGGGATGAATTGACCTGATCCAAGTCCAAGTGAGAAGTTTTCACCTTTTCCACCGTCAAATTCAACACCGTCGATAGAACCTACGAAGTCAATCACAACAGTGTCGCCATTTTCAGCAGCAGCTTCTTTGATAACCAATTCGGCCAAGTTGTTGCGTTCGCGCTCGATACGTTCTTCAACGTCAGCGTCTGTAACTTCTTTTTCTACATCTACTGATACTTCAAGGTTTTTGTAGTCACCTAATTTTACTTCAGGTTTTGTCACGACTTCAGCAGTGATGACCCAGTCTTGACCTTTTTCCATTGAAGTTACGTCAATTTTTGGTTGCGCAACCACTTCAAGACCAGCTTCTTTTACTGCAGCTTCATAAGCGTTTGGCAAAAGTGCGTTCATTGCATCTTGATAAAGAGCTTCTTCACCAAATTTTTGGTCGAAGATAGGGCGTGGAAGGTGACCTTTACGGAAACCTGGAACGTTAAGAGTTTTCTTTACTGAGTTAAATACACGGTCCAATTCTGGTTTGATTTGGTCTTGAGAGATTGTGAAAGTCAAGACACCACGGTTTGTTTCTTTGTTTTCAAATGATACAGACATTCTGTCATTTCTCCTTAAAATTTTTAATACAGTCCATTATACCATATGATAGCGACTTTTTTCAAGTAATGAATGCGCTTTTCAATAGTGCTAGAGGTACTTGCTCGCTTCCTTGATACTAAGTTCAGCCATTCTCTTCTGATTTTTTTCAATAAAACGTGCTACCCATTCGGGATTGGTTTTAGAGTAGTCTCTTAGAGCCCAGCCGAGGGCTTTGTTGATAAAAAATTCTGTCTGGTCCAGATTGTTGACCAGGATCTTTTCCATTAGTTGGACATTCGTTTTCTCTTTTCTTAACATCTGGTGGTCAATAGCGACTCGTCTCAGCCAGATATTGTCTGATAGGCTCCATTTTAAAAGCGCTTCTTCGAGTTTCGGATGATCGGCTACCAAACTCCCTACTACTCGATCTAGGATATCTACCGTGTCCCACCAGGACTTGGTCACGACCAGGCGCTCAAGCTTAGGCAAATCATCCTTCGTTAGATAAGACTGCATGGCTTTCAAGTAGTTGGCAGCTACATATTGGTATTCTCTAGCCTCCTTTTCCCAGCAGATATCTACAAAATCCCAATCGATAATCTTTGTTTTTTTCGCTTCTGGAAAATACTTTTTATAGAGGGCATTTCTTTCAGGACCTGCAATGCCTAGAAAGGGAAATTGATGGCGCATATAGGCTTCCATTGGGCCCGCTTTCTCAGGGTCTTTTGCCGCTTCTAGCTCCACAAGTAAATCTGTTAGATTCATCTAAAAATCCTCCTGCCTGACCAAGTGGTGCTGAAAGGCATAGACTGCAGCCTGAGTGCGATCGCTGACCTCAAGCTTGGCTAGGATGTTGGATACATGGGTCTTGACCGTCTTGAGGGAGATGAAGAGCTCATCTGCGATGCGCTGATTTTCATAGCCCTTAGCGATGAGTTGAAGCACATCTCGCTCACGCGCAGTCAGATCCTCATGAAGTTCGATATGATTGCGGTGGTATTCGACCTTCTTGCTGACCTCTTGTTCAATAGCAAGCTCACCAGCGGCAACCTTACGAACAGCGTGCAGCAATTCATCCGCACTTGAAGTTTTGAGCATATAGCCCCTAGCACCCGCGTTTAAGACAGGCATGATTTTTTCATTGTCTAGGTAAGAGGTCACAATCAAAATCTTGGCTTCAGGCCATTCTTTGAGAATAGCCAGGGTTGCATCAATCCCATTCATCTCAGGCATGACGATATCCATGACAATAACATCTGGACGCAATTCCAAGGCCAAGTCAATACCTTGAGATCCATTGGCTGCCTCGCCCACAACTTCTACATCCTCTTGGAGGTCAAAGTAGCTTTTCAAGCCCAATCGGACCATTTCATGGTCATCTACCAGTAAAATTTTCATCTATACTCCTTTATGATTCCTTATCTAGCAGGGGGATACGGATATCAACCGCCAGTCCTTGCTTTGGAGCTGTCAAGAGTTGAACCGTTCCTGCCATATCTTCAACCCGCTCCTTGATGTTTCGCAGTCCGTAACTCAAGTCATCTAAACTCCCTAACTGGAAGCCAATCCCATTGTCCACCACCTTCAGTTGCAATTCAACATCTGTCTGATAGAGGTAGACATCTAAGCAAGATGCCTGAGCATGGCGGAGGGTATTGCTAATCAACTCCTGCAAAATACGGAAGATATGTTCTTCAATCTTCTTAGGCAATTTAGACACATTTTGCTTGAGACTGACCTTGAGATCGCTCTTGTCCTCAAGCTCTTTTAAGAGGATTTGAATCCCCTCAACCAAACTCTTCTCTTCCAACTCAACTGGTCGCAAATGTAGGAGCAAGACTCGCAAATCTTTCTGGGCTGTCTCTAGGATGGCCGCGACACTTTGCAACTGGGTCTGCATCTTTTCTCTATCAAGCTTCAAAGCCTGCTGACTGACACCTGATAAAATCATATGGGCTGCAAACAACTCCTGACTAACTGTATCGTGTAAGTCACGTGCTATCCGCTTTCGTTCTTTCTCGATGAGTGCTTCTTCCTTGACTAGGCTTTGATTTTCAGCCTTTTGAACAGCTTCTGTCAAGAGATTGAGCTTGCCAGACAAGGACTTAAAACTGGCGTCCAAGTCTAGATCTGCAAAAGAAACGACCTCTTTTCCTGCTAACAAGCGCTTGAGATTGACCTGCATTTTTCTGCGAGAAATTTCTTCCATCACGCGCCAAAAGAGAACAAAAAAGAAGGTCATGGAAAGGCTAAAGACCAAGATCAAGAAGATGAATTTCTCTGTTTTGTCGATATCTTGTAGCAAATAGGACCAATCAAGATTTAAAATATCAAGCAGACTATTGGTTAAAAAGAGGATAAAAAGGAGAGAAGTCAGGCCGATTATCAGATAAGATTGCTTTTTCATCCTCTAACCACCTCCACATCTCCAATCATACTGGTTAGGAAAATTTTGACGCTCTTGTTACTCTTGAGGTAGTCTCTGGTTTCCTGATGATAGTGTTCATTACGAAGGGATCTCTTAGGTTGATGAAGGAAGGTAAGATCTCCATAAAGACAGTTGACACTGAGGCTGATTTCCACATCTACAGGTACGATAATCCTAGTCGTTCCGACCATTTTTCTAAGGATAATGACATTGTCATGATTGGTTAGGATAACTCTTTCTAGATGAATGGTGTCCTTGCCCATGAGGCGAAAGAGGTTGATATCGTCAAACTGGCAGGTCTGGTGACTAGAGAAATGATGGAGATTGCCAAACCAAGGATTGCGTTCATTTTTAATCGTCACCACCTCTTCAAAGACCAGGTCGGTCTCCTCTCTTTCTTGATTCATCATTGGATAGAGAAGAAAGAGACTGTAAATCACTGCCACAAAGATCGCTAGAATCACAAAGGGATTAAGCATGACGATGAAAAAGAAAAGAATGGTCGCTACAAGGAGAAAGACGTTATTTCCCTCTTTACCTGTATAATAGCGCAGTAAGAGTAAAAAGAGGAACAGAATCAGCAGAAAACGCGAAAAATGCTCTGATACCATCAAAATCAGAGCTCCCGTCAACAGACAGGCTTCAATAAATAAAAAGATTTGAAATTTTTTCATAGCTGCATCCTCTCCCTTCTATTCTATCATAATTCAAAAAAGTCACCTCGGTCTGAGGATGGAAAAAAGCGATTGACAGAAGGCTACAAAAAAGGGCGGGATTCTTGTCCCGACCTCTTTAGATCTGATCATTTGCTTCTTTGAGTTTGCCATAAAGAATATAGTCTACGTTTTGCAAATCCGCTATGGTGGCACAGTTAAGGGCACACATGATCAAACGCAGATCGTCTTTCCAGCCTTGGATGATGCTAATCACTTCCCCGACCGAGTAGGTTTCAACCAATTCCAGAACGGTTCGTGACAGTCCTACAGCCTTGGCACCAAATACCATGCACTTAATCATATCAAGAGGATTTCGAACCCCTCCGCTAACCAAAAGTTCGACCTTGTCTTTCCATTCTTGAGCATTGAGGAGGGCTTGCATAGTAGACTGACCCCATTGATTAAGGTAATCACGCTGGCCACTGCGACGATTTTCGATATAGGCAAAGCTAGTACCACCACGACCCGACAGGTCAACCGTTCGAACACCCAGTTCATAGGCTCTTTCGATGGTCTTCACATCCATTCCAAAGCCGACTTCCTTCAAGATGATGGGAGCAGGGATTTGCTTGCTGTAGTCTGCCAGATGCGATTGCCAGCTTCGAAACTTTCTTTCTCCCTCGGGCATGAGTAATTCCTGCATGACATTAACATGCACTTGCAGAAGAAGAGGATTCATCACTTCTACAGTCTGAAGGCCCAACTCAACAGGCTTGTCCAATCCAATATTGGTTCCAAGGAGGAGCTTTGGATGGCTAGATTTGACAGAAAAAGAGGCATCCGTTGGATCTTTTAGAGCTGCGCTATAAGAGCCCGTTACAAATAAAATCCCACAGGCTTCTGCCACCTGAGCCAGTTTTTGATTGATTTCTCTCCCCTTATCGCTCCCACCTGTCATGGCATTGATATAAAAAGGAAAGTCCCACTTTCGACCTGCAAACTCTGTAGACAAATCAATCTCATCCAGGTCATAAAGAGGCAGGGAAGAATGAATTAACTCCACCTCATCAAAGCTATTATAGGAACTTTTCTGCTCAAGGGCATAGCGGATATGCTCGTCCTTACGATTTGTCGTCATGTCCTATCCTTTCTTGGTATAAGAGCTCAATCCCCAGATCGGCCCAACGGTTTTTTAAGGTTTCAGTTGATTGCACATCAAAACTCAAGGCAATCCCACAGTCACCACCACCAGCGCCACTGCTCTTGGCAACAGCCCGTAAATCTTGACTGGCTTCTTTCAACTGTCTCAGTGAAGGCGTGTAAATATCTGGGCTCAAACCTTCTAAAAGTTGACTGGCTACTTCTACTTGCTTGATGACTTCTTCTGCATTCCCCTGCTCCAAGGCTTCTACCAAAGCAGATACCGTTGCTTTTGAGGAACTTAAAAAATTCTGGTCTATGTTTTGCTTGATTTGCTTGACCATATCACTAGACACAGCTACTTCCTTGGTCCATCCCACTAGGAAATCACATTCTAGAGCAGGTTGTACGTGTGAGATGGAAAATTCCCAATCACGCTCCAAAACCGTTGCCAAGCTTTCTTCGTCCAACCAAGCAGTCACCTTTTGGCGATCAAATGACTGGTAGAGAACCAAATCTTCTGCCACAATACAGGCAAGGTCTCCCATGGAACCATTGTCTCCTCGCTTGAGCAAGACAGCGCTAGCCAGCTTGAACAAGAGTTCCTGATCAACCGTAATATCATATAGAGCCAGCAGGGCCTTGATCACCAAGACAACGACGCTACCGCTAGAACCTAGACCAAACTTTTTCCCTTCTCGTTCCATTTTTCCACGGATTTCCAAGGAAAAAGGTCGCAAAGTCTGACCACGAACAGCAAGGAAGCCTCCCACCAAAGCAATCGTTTCTTGAATCAAGCTGTAGTCAGGATTTGGCGTCAAGTCCACTGCGAAATCAAACATATCTGAGTAAATACGGTAGCGATCAGAAAAGGTAATCTCAGCCTTCATATAGATGGGGATGGCCTTTATCAAGGCTAATTGCCCTGGCTCTAGAATAGCATACTCACCCGCCCAATAGAGTTTCCCGCAAGTTTTAACAGCAATCATCTTGACTCAAATCCTTTGTTTTTGACACAATCAAGCGAAAATGTTGACCGAAGATTTCTGATAAATGATCCAAGTCTTTCTCCTGACAGAGAACCTTGACATTGGGACCAGCATCCATGGTAAAGTAGCAGACTTCTCCTTGCTCACGAAGCTGGCGGACAAAGTCCATGGCTTCATAGCTTGCATCGGTCAGATAAGAAAAGGCTGGTGATGCTGTTTTGGTCGTAGCGTGCATAGCAAGGGCATTTTTCTCCGTTAATTCACCAACCTTGGCAAAGTCATTTTCCTTGAGATAGACCAGCATATCCTGATAATCCTTCTCAGATTGACGCACCCAGTCGTCAAAAGTCGTCGAGGTTTCCACACAAAGTTTCATCCCATCACGGCTAGAAATTGGTTTTTTCTTATCCTCTAGCACCAACATGATCATAGCTAGTTTCAAGTCTGTCTCTACAGGGTAAATCTCCCCACTATCCTTATCCCAAGCACCTAGTGGTCCATAAAAACTACGAGAGGAAGAACCTGAAGCGAACTTAGCCTCCTGCGCCAACTGACTCCGATTCAAACCAAGCTTGAAATAAGCATTACAAGCCTTGACCAAGGCGGACAAACCACTAGAACTAGAGGACAAGCCCGCCGCAGTCGGCATATTGTTTTGGGTATCAATACGGACAAAGCCCCCACCATCTGGACGGTAGCGGTCAATAATCTTACTCATCTTAGTATGTTCAGCATCATTTTGTAACTGACCATTGATATAAAATGCATCAGCCGTCGCATCCTTCGGTAGAGGCGACAAGGTCGTCTCTGTGTACATGTTTTCCAACGTCAGAGAGATGCTGCTAGTAGCAGGAACCATCTCTTTTTCTTTTTTCTTTCCCCAATATTTGATAATGGCAATATTTGCGTAGGAACGTACTGTTACAGGCTCTCGATCCATGTCTGAACAGCTCCTTTCTCTTCTAATCGTTTTGTTAGTTCTTGAGCGTGTGTCAAATTGGTTGCCAAGGCTATGATACAGCCTCCTAGCCCACCACCACTCATCTTGGCACCTAGAGCACCATGGCTAAGAGCCGTTTCAACGAGGGAGTCTGCCTCAGGGCTGCTGACACCAATTTCTTTTAAATGTAAATGCGCTTGACTGAGGATTTGTCCCAGTTTTTCAGCATCTTTTCGTCTAATCGCATCTTCTGCCTGCTGGGTCAATTCTCCCAAGGCATGCAAAAACGGTAGGGCATCCTTCCCCTTGCTTTGAACCACTTGGATGGCTTCACGAGTGTGGCCATACACGCCCGTATCAGCAATGACCAAATAGGCAGATAGGTTCATCTCAAGTTCTGTAAAACCAACATTCTTGATAAAGCGAATGGGTTGGTCACTGAGGCAGGTCTTGGCATCCAACCCGCTTGGATTCATATGGGCAATCATCTCAGCCCGATTGACCAAGATTTCTAATACATCATGAGGCAGATCGGCCTGATAGTAGTCAAATACCGCACGAATGGCCGCTATACTGATAGCCGCTGACGAACCCATTCCCCGTTTTTCAGGGATAGCCGAGTCAATCACACAGCGAATGCAAGCCTCTTTAATCTCCAAATATTCTAGCGAGGCATAAACTGCCATGGACAAGGTATCCTCTTCATACAGACGCCAAGGACTCGCTGCAGGGACAACCTTACATGTCACCTCCACCTCCAAAAGAGGCAAGGAAATAGCAGGATAGCCGTAAACGACCGCATGCTCCCCTATTAAAATTATCTTACTATGTGCCTGACCGACACCAACTTTGTTTGTCATTTTTTCCTTTTGCTAGACGAAAAGACCGTCTCATTTTTCATACAAGTATTTATTCTTTCCTATCTATTTTATTATATTTTCACAAAAAAAGCGATTGTTTCCTTCACAATCGCCTCTTTCATTATTGGACCCATTCGCCATTATAGTTGACGTAGTAGCCATCTACTCTTGTACTAACTGCTAAAGCACCTGAACTATAAGCGTAGTACCATTTGCCATTGACCTGGAACCAGCCTGTCTTCATATCTCCATTACTTGCATGTAGATAGTACCAAGTCGAACCATCCTGATACCAACCAGTTGCCATAGCTCCTGATGAACGGAGGTAGTACCACTTGTTCCCAAGGTATTGCCAGCCCGTTTTCATATCGCCATTTGGCTCGTCTAAATAATACCAAGTGGAGCCTTCCTGATACCAACCAGTTGCCATAGCTCCTGATGAACGGAGATAGTACCATTTATTACCAAGATATTTCCAACCAGTTTGCATAATGCCAGTTTCTGGGTCTAGGTAGTACCAAGTCGAATCATCGTTTATCCAACCCGCACGTCTCTCACCACCAAGGTAGTCTTTCCCTAAATGACCTGTTTTTGCTAGATAGTACCAGTTAGATTGATCGTAGAGCCAACCTGTTTTTAAAGAATGATCTTGGCCAAAGTAATAGTTTGCTAATTTAAGAACTTCTGGGCCTTCAAATCCTTCACCATGTTTTTTGCCAACATTTAATGAATCCTTAATCTCTAATTGTTGCCAGCCAACAAATTCTTGGAGAGTCCCATCTTGTCCAAAGTAGTACCACTTCTGTTGAAGGCCAATTTCGAAAACTGGACGATTATCAAATAGATTATCTCGATAGCCTGTTCCTGGAATTTCTATGTATTGCCAACCGACAACCATCTCTCCTCCATCACCAAAATAGTGGGTTTTACCGTCTATTTTATGCCAATAGATTGCTTTATGGTCATCTTTTATATAGTATTTTCTATTATCCTTATCAACAAACTGTCCACCTGTGGTATCTGCCAATACTGTACTTGTCGCTAGCAAACCAAAGAAAAAGACTGCGAGTCCAGCTTGCATCATTTTTTTCAAAAATTTCATTTTAGTATCCTCCACGATTAATTGTAGCAAAGGCCTGACTGCATGTCAATATATAGAAATTCCTCAAAAAAAGCAGTTACACAACTGCAACTGCTTTTCTATTCTTGCATGGTGTAACCAACACCACGCACGGTTTTAATGTAGCTTTTTTGACCTTTTACATCAAGTTTGCTACGTAGATAACGGATATAAACATCCACGATATTGGTTTCTGTCGCACTTTCGTACTTCCAAACACTTTCCAATAGCTGCTCACGAGTCAAGACTTTCTTGCTTCCCATAAGAGTAGCCAAAAGGTCATACTCACGACGCGTCAGAGCAATCATCTCCTCGCCACGATAAACAGTATGATGTTCTACATCCATACGCAGATTGCGGTAAGACGTTGGGACCTTCATCTGACTACAGTGTTGGTCGATAAAGTCCCGACCTCGAAAAATCGCTGAAATACGAGCTACCAGTTGATCAATAATCACTGGCTTATAGATGTAAGAAACGGCGAAGCGCTGGATTGTCTCAATCTGGGCTTGCAATTCTTCGCGATGGTCCAAGACCATGATTACTGAGGCTGGTTTTGTTCGACTCAGCTTATCTGCAAAATCCTGGGCCGTCATATCCCCCAGATGAGCATTCAGTAAAATCAAGTCATAATCCGTCTGGAGAGCCATGGAAAGGGCTTTTTGCCCCTCCTCGACCAGATCAACACGGTATTGCTCTTTTTGGAGTTCCAGACTGAGAAAACGAGCGAGATTTCGTTCTTTCTCAAGTAATAAAATCCGTTTCCCCATGGCAGACCTACTTATTTTTCGTCATACCAAGAGTAGTGGAATGTTCCTTCTTTGTCTTTACGTTGGTAAGTGTGGGCACCAAAGTAGTCACGTTGTGCTTGGATTAAGTTAGCAGGAAGGTCTGCTGAACGATAGCTATCAAAGTAAGTAATAGCTGCTGAGAAGGTTGGTACTGGTACACCAGCTTGAACCGCAAGAGCTACGATATCACGCACTGCTTGTTGGTATTTAGCAGTAACATCCAAGAAGTATTCATCCAAGAGAAGGTTTGCAAGGTCTGCATCACGGTTGTAAGCATCTGTAATCTTTTGCAAGAAACGAGAACGGATGATACAGCCATCACGCCAGATAGAGGCGATGTCTGCAAATGGCAAGTTCCAGTTATTTTCTTTAGAAGCCACACGCAATTGAGCAAAACCTTGTGCGTAAGAAATGATTTTTGAGAAGTAAAGAGCTTGACGAATCTTTTCGATCAACTCAGCCTTGTCACCTTCAAATTTGAAGGCAGCTGGTTTTGGAAGCACCTTGCTAGCATGTACACGCTCTTCTTTGTATGTAGAGATGTAACGTGCAAATACTGACTCAGTGATGAGTGACAATGGCACACCAAGGTCAAGTGATGATTGGCTAGTCCATTTACCAGTCCCCTTATTACCTGCAGCATCAAGGATGTAGTCTACGATTGGTCCATCCTGACCTTCATCGTCTTTACGGCTCAAGATATCAGCTGTGATTTCGATCAAGTAGCTGTCCAATTCACCCTTGTTCCACTCAGTAAAGATTTCAGCCATGTCTTCTGCAGAAAGGCCTAGCAAGTGTTGCATCAAGTCATAGCTTTCTGCGATCAATTGCATATCCCCATACTCGATACCGTTGTGAACCATTTTCACATAGTGACCAGCTCCATCAGG includes the following:
- the fni gene encoding type 2 isopentenyl-diphosphate Delta-isomerase, with product MTTNRKDEHIRYALEQKSSYNSFDEVELIHSSLPLYDLDEIDLSTEFAGRKWDFPFYINAMTGGSDKGREINQKLAQVAEACGILFVTGSYSAALKDPTDASFSVKSSHPKLLLGTNIGLDKPVELGLQTVEVMNPLLLQVHVNVMQELLMPEGERKFRSWQSHLADYSKQIPAPIILKEVGFGMDVKTIERAYELGVRTVDLSGRGGTSFAYIENRRSGQRDYLNQWGQSTMQALLNAQEWKDKVELLVSGGVRNPLDMIKCMVFGAKAVGLSRTVLELVETYSVGEVISIIQGWKDDLRLIMCALNCATIADLQNVDYILYGKLKEANDQI
- a CDS encoding phosphomevalonate kinase, yielding MIAVKTCGKLYWAGEYAILEPGQLALIKAIPIYMKAEITFSDRYRIYSDMFDFAVDLTPNPDYSLIQETIALVGGFLAVRGQTLRPFSLEIRGKMEREGKKFGLGSSGSVVVLVIKALLALYDITVDQELLFKLASAVLLKRGDNGSMGDLACIVAEDLVLYQSFDRQKVTAWLDEESLATVLERDWEFSISHVQPALECDFLVGWTKEVAVSSDMVKQIKQNIDQNFLSSSKATVSALVEALEQGNAEEVIKQVEVASQLLEGLSPDIYTPSLRQLKEASQDLRAVAKSSGAGGGDCGIALSFDVQSTETLKNRWADLGIELLYQERIGHDDKS
- the mvaD gene encoding diphosphomevalonate decarboxylase codes for the protein MDREPVTVRSYANIAIIKYWGKKKEKEMVPATSSISLTLENMYTETTLSPLPKDATADAFYINGQLQNDAEHTKMSKIIDRYRPDGGGFVRIDTQNNMPTAAGLSSSSSGLSALVKACNAYFKLGLNRSQLAQEAKFASGSSSRSFYGPLGAWDKDSGEIYPVETDLKLAMIMLVLEDKKKPISSRDGMKLCVETSTTFDDWVRQSEKDYQDMLVYLKENDFAKVGELTEKNALAMHATTKTASPAFSYLTDASYEAMDFVRQLREQGEVCYFTMDAGPNVKVLCQEKDLDHLSEIFGQHFRLIVSKTKDLSQDDCC
- the mvk gene encoding mevalonate kinase — translated: MTNKVGVGQAHSKIILIGEHAVVYGYPAISLPLLEVEVTCKVVPAASPWRLYEEDTLSMAVYASLEYLEIKEACIRCVIDSAIPEKRGMGSSAAISIAAIRAVFDYYQADLPHDVLEILVNRAEMIAHMNPSGLDAKTCLSDQPIRFIKNVGFTELEMNLSAYLVIADTGVYGHTREAIQVVQSKGKDALPFLHALGELTQQAEDAIRRKDAEKLGQILSQAHLHLKEIGVSSPEADSLVETALSHGALGAKMSGGGLGGCIIALATNLTHAQELTKRLEEKGAVQTWIESL
- a CDS encoding N-acetylmuramoyl-L-alanine amidase family protein — translated: MKFLKKMMQAGLAVFFFGLLATSTVLADTTGGQFVDKDNRKYYIKDDHKAIYWHKIDGKTHYFGDGGEMVVGWQYIEIPGTGYRDNLFDNRPVFEIGLQQKWYYFGQDGTLQEFVGWQQLEIKDSLNVGKKHGEGFEGPEVLKLANYYFGQDHSLKTGWLYDQSNWYYLAKTGHLGKDYLGGERRAGWINDDSTWYYLDPETGIMQTGWKYLGNKWYYLRSSGAMATGWYQEGSTWYYLDEPNGDMKTGWQYLGNKWYYLRSSGAMATGWYQDGSTWYYLHASNGDMKTGWFQVNGKWYYAYSSGALAVSTRVDGYYVNYNGEWVQ
- a CDS encoding DNA-binding response regulator, coding for MGKRILLLEKERNLARFLSLELQKEQYRVDLVEEGQKALSMALQTDYDLILLNAHLGDMTAQDFADKLSRTKPASVIMVLDHREELQAQIETIQRFAVSYIYKPVIIDQLVARISAIFRGRDFIDQHCSQMKVPTSYRNLRMDVEHHTVYRGEEMIALTRREYDLLATLMGSKKVLTREQLLESVWKYESATETNIVDVYIRYLRSKLDVKGQKSYIKTVRGVGYTMQE